The Anas platyrhynchos isolate ZD024472 breed Pekin duck chromosome 31, IASCAAS_PekinDuck_T2T, whole genome shotgun sequence genome includes a window with the following:
- the LOC113840678 gene encoding olfactory receptor 14C36-like, whose protein sequence is MSNISSVTEFLLLAFADTRELQLLHFALFLGIYLAALLGNGLILSAVACDHRLHTPMYFFLLNLALLDLGCISTTLPKAMANALWDTRAISYEACAAQLFLFVLLVVAEYCLLTVMAYDRYVAICKPLHYGSLVGSRACAQMAAAAWGSGFLTAVLHTANTFSLPLCRGNAVDQFFCEIPQILKLSCSDTYVREVGALLFSLTLTFGCFIFIVFSYVQIFRAVLRMPSSQGRHKAFSTCLPHLAVVSLFVSTVLFTYLKPPSISSPSLDLVMAVLYSVVPPVLNPLVYSMRNQELKEALWKLMFRCVAGE, encoded by the coding sequence ATGTCCAACATCAGCTCAGTCACTGAGTTCCTGCtcctggcatttgcagacacgcgcgagctgcagctcctgcacttcgcgctcttcctgggcatctacctggctgccctcctgggcaacggcctcatcctcagcgccgtagcctgcgaccaccgcctccacacccccatgtacttcttcctcctcaacctcgccctcctcgacctgggctgcatctccaccactctgcccaaagccatggccaatgccctctgggacaccagggccatctcctatgaAGCATGTGCTGCCCAactctttctctttgttttgttggttgtAGCAGAGTATTGTctcctcaccgtcatggcctacgaccgctacgttgccatctgcaagcccctgcactacgggagcctcgtgggtagcagagcttgtgcccagatggcagcagctgcctggggcagtggctttctcactgctgtcctgcacacggccaacacattttccctgcccctctgccgaggcaatgctgtggaccagttcttctgtgaaatccctcagatactcaagctctcctgctcagatacCTACGTCAGGGAAGTGGGTGCACTTCTTTTTAGTTTGACTTTAAcatttggttgttttattttcattgttttctcctatgtgcagatcttcagggcagtgctgaggatgccctcttctcagggccggcacaaagccttttccacgtgcctccctcacctggccgtggtctccctgtttgtcagcactgtCCTGTttacctacctgaagcccccctccatctcctcgcCATCCTTGGACCTGGTGATGGCAGTTCTATattcggtggtgcctccagtaTTGAATCCTCTCGTCTACAGTATGAGGAATCAGGAGCTCAAGGAAGCTTTGTGGAAATTGATGTTTAGATGTGTTGCAGGAGAATAA